From Salvelinus sp. IW2-2015 linkage group LG2, ASM291031v2, whole genome shotgun sequence, one genomic window encodes:
- the LOC111977163 gene encoding vesicle-trafficking protein SEC22a isoform X3 — MSMVLFALVMRSTDGLPLSATTDYEQDEGLQETKKQIKTLSEKLSTFPSRCSLKTGKFHIHFTSSLGIGYLAVCTENCPNDLAFGFLEELQREILDRCDSFLVRNTVRPYSFNEFDDFLQDTMQRYNSPRSLTSKINLADMQSELEMIPTYQLSPEDLRFGFPRRKVFQYKSITPSQQLEPVSLPGIISCVLSIFCGGLNLLQGFHAIEGFMQSHNDEDFNDMIAFFLGTAACLYQFWGRPFPVSA, encoded by the exons ATGTCCATGGTCCTGTTTGCCTTGGTGATGAGGAGTACGGATGGTCTACCCCTGTCTGCCACCACAGACTATGAGCAGGACGAAGGCCTACAGGAAACCAAGAAGCAGATCAAAACTCTGTCTGAGAAACTCTCCACTTTCCCAAGCCGCTGCTCTCTGAAGACAGGAAAGTTCCATATCCA TTTCACCAGTTCTCTGGGAATAGGATATCTGGCGGTGTGTACGGAGAACTGCCCCAACGACCTGGCCTTCGGTTTCCTGGAAGAGCTGCAGAGGGAGATTCTCGACAGGTGCGACAGCTTTCTCGTCCGCAACACTGTGAGGCCTTACTCCTTCAACGAGTTTG ACGACTTCCTCCAAGATACGATGCAGCGCTACAATAGCCCCCGCTCTCTGACCTCTAAGATCAACCTGGCTGACATGCAGTCAGAGCTCGAGATGATACCGACATACCAGCTGTCCCCTGAGGACCTACGGTTCGGCTTCCCGCGCCGCAAGGTCTTCCAGTACAAGAGCATAA ctCCCAGCCAGCAGCTTGAGCCGGTGTCTCTACCTGGCATCATCTCCTGTGTGCTAAGCATCTTCTGTGGAGGCCTCAATCTACTCCAAGGGTTTCATGCCATAGAGGGCTTTATGCAG AGTCACAACGATGAAGACTTTAATGACATGATTGCCTTTTTCCTGGGCACAGCAGCCTGTTTGTATCAG
- the LOC111977163 gene encoding vesicle-trafficking protein SEC22a isoform X2: MSMVLFALVMRSTDGLPLSATTDYEQDEGLQETKKQIKTLSEKLSTFPSRCSLKTGKFHIHFTSSLGIGYLAVCTENCPNDLAFGFLEELQREILDRCDSFLVRNTVRPYSFNEFDDFLQDTMQRYNSPRSLTSKINLADMQSELEMIPTYQLSPEDLRFGFPRRKVFQYKSITPSQQLEPVSLPGIISCVLSIFCGGLNLLQGFHAIEGFMQSHNDEDFNDMIAFFLGTAACLYQDVGGRSREGRQRNGTRLGLYRNK; this comes from the exons ATGTCCATGGTCCTGTTTGCCTTGGTGATGAGGAGTACGGATGGTCTACCCCTGTCTGCCACCACAGACTATGAGCAGGACGAAGGCCTACAGGAAACCAAGAAGCAGATCAAAACTCTGTCTGAGAAACTCTCCACTTTCCCAAGCCGCTGCTCTCTGAAGACAGGAAAGTTCCATATCCA TTTCACCAGTTCTCTGGGAATAGGATATCTGGCGGTGTGTACGGAGAACTGCCCCAACGACCTGGCCTTCGGTTTCCTGGAAGAGCTGCAGAGGGAGATTCTCGACAGGTGCGACAGCTTTCTCGTCCGCAACACTGTGAGGCCTTACTCCTTCAACGAGTTTG ACGACTTCCTCCAAGATACGATGCAGCGCTACAATAGCCCCCGCTCTCTGACCTCTAAGATCAACCTGGCTGACATGCAGTCAGAGCTCGAGATGATACCGACATACCAGCTGTCCCCTGAGGACCTACGGTTCGGCTTCCCGCGCCGCAAGGTCTTCCAGTACAAGAGCATAA ctCCCAGCCAGCAGCTTGAGCCGGTGTCTCTACCTGGCATCATCTCCTGTGTGCTAAGCATCTTCTGTGGAGGCCTCAATCTACTCCAAGGGTTTCATGCCATAGAGGGCTTTATGCAG AGTCACAACGATGAAGACTTTAATGACATGATTGCCTTTTTCCTGGGCACAGCAGCCTGTTTGTATCAG